One window of Thiomicrorhabdus lithotrophica genomic DNA carries:
- the atpE gene encoding F0F1 ATP synthase subunit C produces the protein MEVTATMIADIYAATAIGVGVILAAAGLGSAIGWGLICSKTLEGIARQPEMRPALMTNMFIFAGLMESFPFIILAFAMWFLFANPFVGAMTAALGA, from the coding sequence ATGGAAGTAACTGCTACTATGATTGCTGATATCTATGCTGCAACTGCTATTGGTGTAGGTGTAATTTTGGCTGCTGCTGGTCTAGGTTCAGCTATTGGTTGGGGTCTTATCTGTTCTAAAACTCTTGAAGGTATTGCACGTCAGCCAGAAATGCGTCCAGCATTAATGACTAACATGTTCATCTTCGCTGGTCTGATGGAATCTTTCCCATTCATCATCCTAGCTTTCGCAATGTGGTTCTTATTTGCTAACCCATTCGTTGGTGCGATGACTGCAGCTCTTGGTGCTTAA
- the atpB gene encoding F0F1 ATP synthase subunit A, whose protein sequence is MAAEKMGTVEYIQHHLTNNTLALNAEAQEAIDKGQMTFWALNLDTIAISFLLGALIVFVAARLGKQLETGTPGGFQNFVESILDFVATNVRDAFPGHNPLIAPLALTIFIWVWLMNFMDLIPVDLLPLLFQLVTGDSHAYLKVVPTTDLNTTLGMALIVFALILYYNIKIKGVWGFTKMFLFHPFGKFFVPVNIVMTFIEEVSKPLSLALRLFGNMFAGELVFLLIALIGGTLAVGAAALFWAPLQVLLDLGWLIFHLLVITLQAFIFMVLTIVYLGMAHDEGH, encoded by the coding sequence TTGGCTGCTGAAAAGATGGGAACGGTCGAGTATATACAACATCACTTGACTAACAACACACTCGCTTTGAATGCTGAAGCACAAGAAGCAATTGACAAGGGTCAAATGACATTTTGGGCATTAAACCTAGATACGATTGCAATAAGTTTTTTGCTAGGTGCTTTAATTGTTTTTGTAGCTGCACGCTTAGGTAAACAATTAGAAACTGGTACGCCAGGTGGTTTTCAAAATTTCGTAGAGTCTATTTTAGACTTTGTTGCCACAAACGTTAGAGATGCCTTCCCAGGTCACAACCCTCTAATCGCTCCGTTGGCTTTAACGATTTTTATTTGGGTATGGTTAATGAACTTCATGGATTTAATCCCTGTAGATTTACTGCCTTTACTGTTCCAGTTGGTTACAGGTGACTCTCACGCCTATCTGAAAGTTGTACCTACTACAGACTTGAATACTACTCTAGGTATGGCATTAATCGTTTTTGCATTAATTTTGTACTACAACATCAAAATCAAAGGTGTATGGGGCTTCACTAAGATGTTCCTATTCCACCCGTTTGGAAAATTCTTTGTTCCTGTGAATATCGTAATGACATTCATTGAAGAAGTTTCAAAACCACTTTCTCTTGCTTTGCGACTGTTCGGTAACATGTTCGCAGGGGAACTAGTATTCCTATTGATCGCTTTGATCGGTGGAACATTAGCAGTGGGTGCCGCTGCTCTATTCTGGGCGCCATTACAAGTACTACTAGATTTAGGTTGGTTGATTTTCCACTTATTGGTTATCACATTACAGGCCTTCATTTTTATGGTGCTCACAATTGTTTATTTAGGAATGGCTCACGACGAAGGTCACTAA
- a CDS encoding ATP synthase subunit I → MIKNLDKSFKVQGIIGLIMVAVFATQSQAMGAGYGFFIGIMNVIMLSFTFRKANQRAEDDAKAGILILYMSAVIRFILLAVLFVLGLQVFGFEAMPVVLTFVVMQIGQVFNLKGKQRLTD, encoded by the coding sequence ATGATAAAAAATCTGGATAAGTCTTTTAAGGTTCAAGGGATAATTGGACTAATAATGGTTGCAGTTTTTGCAACACAAAGCCAGGCAATGGGCGCTGGTTACGGTTTTTTTATAGGCATCATGAACGTGATCATGTTGAGTTTTACCTTTCGTAAAGCAAATCAACGTGCCGAAGATGATGCAAAAGCCGGAATATTAATTTTATATATGAGTGCAGTCATTAGATTTATTCTATTAGCTGTGTTATTTGTTTTGGGGTTGCAAGTCTTTGGATTTGAAGCGATGCCAGTTGTATTGACCTTTGTGGTGATGCAAATAGGGCAAGTCTTTAATCTAAAAGGTAAGCAGCGTTTGACTGATTAA
- a CDS encoding ParA family protein — translation MGRVIAVANQKGGVGKTTTSVNLAAALGRLDKKVLLIDLDPQGNATVAIGVNKDQLNASVFEVLVGELKAKAAIVHVEQANIDLMPANGDLTAAEVALLEEDMGPKRMRKTLKKIRDNYDVVIIDCPPTLNMLTLNALTASDGILVPVQCEFFALEGLSALMDTIDTVQAQLNATLHIDGLLRTMHDRRNNLANDVSNELVAHFGMKVLQTIIPRNVRLAEAPSYGESILDYDATSNGAIAYLALANEIIRKTQL, via the coding sequence GTGGGAAGAGTCATTGCTGTTGCAAATCAAAAAGGCGGAGTGGGTAAGACCACAACCAGTGTAAACTTAGCCGCTGCATTAGGTCGTTTAGATAAAAAGGTTTTGTTAATAGATTTAGATCCACAAGGTAATGCAACGGTTGCAATCGGTGTGAATAAAGACCAGTTAAATGCCTCAGTGTTTGAAGTTTTGGTGGGTGAGCTAAAAGCCAAAGCGGCGATTGTGCATGTTGAGCAGGCGAATATAGACTTAATGCCAGCTAATGGTGATTTAACTGCGGCTGAAGTTGCGCTTTTGGAAGAGGATATGGGGCCTAAGCGCATGCGTAAAACCCTAAAAAAAATCCGTGATAACTATGACGTTGTTATTATTGATTGCCCCCCAACTTTGAATATGCTGACACTCAACGCATTAACCGCTTCTGATGGTATTTTAGTACCTGTGCAGTGTGAATTTTTTGCGCTTGAAGGTTTATCAGCATTGATGGATACCATTGATACAGTGCAAGCTCAGCTAAATGCCACCCTGCATATAGATGGGTTGTTAAGAACGATGCATGATCGAAGAAATAATTTGGCTAATGATGTATCAAATGAACTGGTAGCACATTTTGGTATGAAGGTTTTACAAACGATTATTCCAAGAAATGTTCGTTTGGCTGAAGCGCCTAGTTATGGTGAGTCAATCTTAGATTATGATGCAACCTCTAATGGCGCGATAGCTTATCTGGCACTCGCAAATGAAATAATTCGTAAAACCCAGTTATAA
- a CDS encoding AtpZ/AtpI family protein, with product MNDENEHKKITAEDEKAPGLAANYLLMGAGSMFTSMLIAGFIVGYFLDQIFDTTPIFFLSCAVLGFIGGIQQVHKLSKRLDYMAPKAEKETEDDKKSG from the coding sequence ATGAACGATGAAAACGAGCACAAAAAGATAACAGCGGAAGATGAAAAAGCTCCAGGGTTAGCAGCTAATTATTTATTGATGGGTGCTGGCTCAATGTTTACATCAATGTTGATTGCTGGTTTTATTGTTGGGTATTTTTTAGACCAGATATTTGATACAACACCAATCTTCTTCTTAAGTTGTGCGGTATTAGGCTTTATTGGTGGAATACAGCAGGTTCATAAGTTATCTAAACGTTTAGATTACATGGCGCCAAAAGCTGAAAAAGAGACAGAAGATGATAAAAAATCTGGATAA
- a CDS encoding ParB/RepB/Spo0J family partition protein: MVKKRSGMGTRGIHAMLGAKQKSDNSSADLRIEKLLIDQLQPGQYQPRQQFEEAALQELADSIKVQGVVQPIIVRPVGTDKYEIIAGERRWRASKLAGLEKVPVVIRQADSQATLAMALIENIQREDLNPIETAIGLKRLLKEFDLTQQAVADAVGRSRAAVSNLLRLLKLPKGIQNALHEGRLSMGHARAIISLPEEIQKELVDKAMDRGWSVREIEEAAQQVLVPKKLIRTAKKKAIPGIEQVINHQQILGDKLSAKVKINHHETGRGKIEISYKDMDELERLLKLF; this comes from the coding sequence GTGGTTAAAAAACGTTCAGGTATGGGAACTCGTGGTATTCATGCAATGCTGGGTGCCAAGCAAAAGTCAGACAATAGTAGTGCTGATTTACGTATTGAAAAGTTATTGATTGATCAGTTACAGCCAGGTCAGTATCAACCAAGGCAACAGTTTGAAGAAGCGGCTCTACAAGAACTTGCAGATTCGATTAAAGTTCAAGGTGTTGTTCAACCAATAATTGTCAGGCCTGTTGGGACAGATAAATACGAAATTATTGCTGGAGAGCGCCGCTGGAGAGCCTCTAAGTTAGCCGGCCTGGAAAAAGTTCCTGTTGTTATTAGACAGGCTGACAGTCAGGCAACATTGGCTATGGCATTGATTGAAAATATTCAACGTGAAGATTTAAATCCAATAGAAACCGCAATAGGGTTAAAGCGTTTGTTAAAAGAGTTTGATTTAACTCAGCAAGCGGTAGCGGATGCAGTAGGGCGTTCACGTGCCGCAGTATCCAACCTGTTAAGATTGCTTAAACTTCCTAAAGGGATCCAAAACGCATTGCATGAAGGTCGCTTAAGTATGGGTCATGCCAGAGCAATAATTAGTCTTCCAGAAGAAATTCAAAAAGAACTCGTTGACAAGGCCATGGATAGGGGTTGGTCAGTACGTGAAATTGAAGAAGCGGCTCAGCAAGTATTGGTTCCGAAGAAATTGATTAGAACGGCTAAGAAAAAAGCTATTCCAGGTATAGAGCAAGTGATTAACCATCAACAAATTTTGGGTGACAAACTTTCTGCTAAAGTGAAAATTAATCATCACGAAACTGGACGTGGAAAAATAGAGATTAGTTATAAAGATATGGATGAGTTGGAACGTTTATTGAAACTTTTCTAA
- the rsmG gene encoding 16S rRNA (guanine(527)-N(7))-methyltransferase RsmG → MEQLRTILIAGLEALKIELADEQIEKLMAYLTLLQKWNKVYNLTAIRDPEEMLIKHLLDSLAVVPHIKENRIIDVGTGGGVPGIPLAICFPEKQVDLLDSNSKKTRFLIQAKAELGLVNTQVIHSRVEEYKPEPLYDAVISRAFASVQDMLEWTHHLLPDGGIWWAMKAQKEFEDLTKLPGLVKIEEVIELHVPKLDAERMLVKGSKQAI, encoded by the coding sequence ATGGAACAGTTAAGAACAATATTAATTGCTGGTTTAGAAGCGCTAAAAATCGAATTAGCTGATGAGCAAATTGAAAAATTAATGGCGTATTTGACGTTGTTACAAAAGTGGAATAAGGTGTATAACCTAACGGCAATACGCGATCCTGAAGAGATGTTAATAAAACATCTATTGGATAGTTTAGCGGTAGTACCGCATATCAAAGAAAATCGTATTATTGATGTGGGTACAGGTGGTGGCGTACCAGGTATACCTTTAGCGATTTGTTTTCCTGAAAAGCAGGTAGATTTGCTTGATAGTAATAGCAAAAAAACACGTTTTTTAATTCAGGCAAAAGCGGAACTGGGGCTTGTGAATACCCAAGTTATTCATAGCCGAGTTGAAGAGTATAAACCAGAACCGCTTTATGATGCGGTCATTTCTAGAGCGTTTGCTTCTGTACAAGATATGTTGGAGTGGACTCATCATTTACTACCTGACGGTGGTATTTGGTGGGCAATGAAAGCCCAAAAAGAATTTGAAGACTTAACCAAGTTACCAGGCCTGGTTAAAATAGAAGAAGTTATTGAATTACATGTTCCAAAGCTAGATGCAGAACGTATGCTAGTTAAGGGTTCTAAGCAGGCTATTTAG